From the Clostridium cagae genome, the window AAAAAGCACCCACCAACTAGATGTCTTAATTTTAATCTATATTTTCTTAAAAAACCCACATGCTTTCGTACTTGTAAACAAAACATATACATCAATATTATTATAAAATGTTAATAATAAACTTCTACTTCCCAACCCATCTTCACAGCTTAATCTATATTTAAATATTTCAGAATTACTTCCTTTTTCAGTCCATTTATATTTTTCATGTTCTATTTCACGTTTTACAATATCAAACCAAGCTTTGCCTTCTTTATTCATTGAACTTCTAAACATTGATGCCATAACTGTGCATTGACCTTGAAATTGTTCTTTGCATTCAAAATAATATATTGCCCGTCCAATAGCCTCAAATGAATGCATTAATCTAAAATTATCAACATTTACTGTTTCTACAGGATAATTACTACCTTTTATGTTTAAAACCCCTTCTGACACAACATTCATTATTTCAGGATTTCTCTTAACGCTCCTCGCAACCTTAGTTTTAGTATGAACATATGCTATCCCGTTATTACCTACTGTTGAAGCTAAATGTGCCATTAAATATTCATCATCATTTGATTTCTCTAAATTATGTTTATCACACGATGGAACAGTAATTAAATCTTTTCTGAAATTCTTATTGTATATTTCATTTACATCTTTCCCCTCTGGGAATAAACATTTAGGAGGAACATGTTCCCTTGACGTTGCTTGCTTTCCACACCAATAACATCTATCTTCTTTTTTACTCACCTTGTACACCTTCCTATAAATACTCTATACTATATAATTTATTTTCCTGTCTTCTGAATATTATTTCTATCCATATATGTACCTTATTAATTACTTTTTACTTCACTATAAATTAAATTGCATATCATAACTCCAAATTCAACCATAAATTGCTTTTGATTCTCAGTATACCCTTGTCTTTCTAAAATACTCTCCCTTGATGAATGCCTAAAACATTGAACTTTCTTTCTTAAATTCTTAATATCATCTTCTTTAATAAATCCTAAAGAAATTTTATCATAATCTAATCTAATAAACTTTTTGCCATTTTTCAATAAATACTCAATTAAATTACCTATTTCTTTTAATTTCTCATCAATAGCCATTTCATTAAATTGCGCATTTCTAGTTGATATCTTTTGTATTAATTCATCAACACCTATATCTATATTGATTGAACCATCATTTTCAAACTTTAGATGTTCCATTTCCTTCTTGATTTCACTAATCTTCTTTTTATCATATTCTGTTAAGTCGTTATTTTTGAATTTATAATCTTCATAATGATCTAATAATTCAGATACTAATTTTGCTACTTTAATATTACTTTCATTTTTTAAAATTTGACGTAATTTATTAGCCTTTGAACAATATTCTTCATACCCTTTATCATTATAAACACTTAGGTTTATAACGTCTTTTACAAACCTTTCAAATGATGCATTAGAAAAGTCCATTACATATCCTGTTGTCATATCAAATAACTCTTCTAATATCTCTTTTGTATTATATTTTAAATTTGCCATATATCCTCCTAAAAAATAAGTTTATATTCTTGCTACCTTGTTAATTGTTTATTTAATTCATATATAGCATATTATAACATTTATTATTTATCTAATAAATTCTAAGATATTATTATATCACATTGTAACACTTCTTAAATCAGGTTATTCCCATCCTAAAAGCATATTTTCAAGCCTATCATAATCGTACTTTCTCCCCTCAAAGTTATTAAAACCAGTATATTTAACTTCACTTATTGCATATGAACTTCTTTTGGTTCTTCCTTTAGCATATTTAATAGCATTAATTAAAAATTTACTATTAATTTTATTAGTCTTTTCTTTTGCATTACTACAAGCATCTTTAACTATTTCAATATCATTTTTTAATGCCTCTGTAATTAATTTTTGAGAAGCTTGACCATCATTTACTGTATCTTTTATAACTTCAATTCTTTCATCTTCAATATTTAAAAATTCTTCTGCTGATATTTGATTTTCCGCCGGAACATTCCCATTACTATCAACATTTACTTTCTTTTCTTTACTTTCTACCATTTTAGCTGCTTTAACATTTATAAAGTTATTTACATCAACTATAAAGTACCTGTTATTTTTATAATCTCTATCAACTATTAATAGCCCATTTTCTTCAAGGCTCTTTATAGTTGTTGAGACTCTATTTTTAGAAGTTGTATTAAATGCTTTTAAAATATCACTAAACTTAAAAAAACAGTATCCGTATTTATGATTATGAAACTCAAAGAAAAGTTCTAACAAATATTGTTTATTTATAGATAGCTTTAAAGTCCTGATATGTTGTCTAAATTTAATAAAGTCTTTTGATATTTTATCCACTTATTACACCTCCTCCTATGGTTGCGTTTGATTACGTAACCATTTTATGTTCTTATTATACATACGGTTACGTAACTTTGTGTATCATAACATATTACTATGATATAATTCTGTATA encodes:
- a CDS encoding helix-turn-helix domain-containing protein; translation: MDKISKDFIKFRQHIRTLKLSINKQYLLELFFEFHNHKYGYCFFKFSDILKAFNTTSKNRVSTTIKSLEENGLLIVDRDYKNNRYFIVDVNNFINVKAAKMVESKEKKVNVDSNGNVPAENQISAEEFLNIEDERIEVIKDTVNDGQASQKLITEALKNDIEIVKDACSNAKEKTNKINSKFLINAIKYAKGRTKRSSYAISEVKYTGFNNFEGRKYDYDRLENMLLGWE